In Blastococcus saxobsidens DD2, the genomic stretch CCCCGGTTACGACGGCCACACCTTCTGGGACACCGAGACCTACGTGCTGCCGGTGCTGACCTACACCGCTCCGCAGGCGGTCCGGGACGCGTTGCGCTGGCGGCACTCGATCCTCGACAAGGCGCGGGAGCGCGCCCGCGTGCTGGGCATGCAGGGGGCGGCCTTCCCCTGGCGCACCATCCGCGGCGAGGAGACCTCCGGCTACTGGCCGGCGGGGACGGCGGCCTTCCACATCAACGCCGACATCGCCGACGCGGTCGTCCGCTACTTCAACGCCACCCTGGACGACGACTTCGACCGCGACTTCGGCACCGAACTGCTCGTCGAGACCGCCCGGCTGTGGGCCTCGCTCGGCCACTTCGACACCGAGCACGGGTTTCGCATCGACGGCGTGACCGGCCCGGACGAGTACACGGCCGTGGTCGACAACAACGTGTACACGAACCTGATGGCGCAGCGGAACCTGCGCGAGGCGGCCGCGGCGGCGCGCCGTCAGCCCGACGTGGCCGGCCGGCTCGAGGTGTCGGAGGACGAGGTGGAGACGTGGCTGCGCGCGGCCTCGCTGATGGCGGTGCCGTACGACACCCGGCGCGGGGTGCACATGCAGTCCGACGGCTTCACCCACCACGAGGAGTGGGACTTCGAGAACACCCCGCGCTCGGACTACCCGCTGCTCCTGCACTACCCGTACTTCGACATCTACCGCAAGCAGGTCACCAAGCAGGCCGACCTGGTGATGGCGCTGCACCTGCGGGGTGACGCCTTCACGCTCGAGGAGAAGATCGCCGATTTCGCCTACTACGAGGCCCGCACCACCCGGGACTCGTCGCTGTCGGCGAGCCAGCAGGCCGTGGTCGCCGCCGAGACCGGGCACCTGCAGCTCGCCTACGACTACTGGGCGGAGGTGGCGCTGACCGACCTGCAGAACCTGCACCTCAACTCCGGTCACGGCCTGCACATCGCCTCGCTGGCAGGCGCCTGGACCGTCGCCGTGGCCGGGTTCGGAGGGATGCGCGACCACAACGGGGAACTGGCGTTCGCCCCGCGGCTGCCCCCGCGGATCACCCGGCTCTGCTTCCGCATGGTCTACCGCGGGCGCAAGCTGACCGTGACGGTGGAGCCGGCACGGGCCACCTACCGGCTGGTCGACGGCGATCCGCTGGACATCCGCCACCACGGGCGGCAGGTGACCGTCGACCACGAGGACGTCGTGCTGGACATCCCCGCGCCGCCGGACGTCGAGCCGGTCTCCCAGCCACCGGGGTGCGAGCCCCGGCGGCGGACCCGGTCCCGGAGCACACCGGCCGTGCGTCCGTCGGCGAAGGACAGCGAGCGGCTCAGCTGATCAGCCAGCGGGCGCCCAGCGCGAGCGCCCCGACGTCGACGACGAGGAAGAAGCCGACCCAGAGCGCAGCCGGGAGACGGGTCAGGCGGGCGAGCTGGTCGGCGTCGGAGTCCGGTGCGGCCCGGCGGCGCCGGGCCCCGTGCAGCTCCAGCACCGCGCGCGGCGCGGCCAGCAGCAGGAACCAGGTGGCCACCGCCCCGAACAGCGCCTGGCCCGCCGGCGGCAGCCACCAGGTGGCCGCGAAGACGATCCCGCCGGTGGCCAGCACCGACCACAGGCCGTACCAGTTGCGGATCTGGACCAGCAGCAGCGCCAGGAGGGTCAGCAGAACCCAGAGCAGGCCGACGGCGTGGCCCGCGGCCAGGAGCGCGGCCGCGCCCAGGCCGAACAGTGCCGGCCCGGTGTAGCCGGCCGCGCAGGTGAGCACCATGCCGATCCCGGTGGGGCGGCCGGCGGAGACGGTCAGCCCGGAGGTGTCGGAGTGCAGCCTGATGCCGGCCAGCCGGCGGCCTACGGCTGCGGCCACCAGGCCGTGCGCGCCCTCGTGGGCGATCGTCACCACGTTGCGGGTCAGCCGCCACGCCGCGGGAGAGCCGACCAGGAGGGCCGCCGCGGCGGCGCTGCCCCAGAGCAGTGCGGGGGACAGGTCGGGGACCGTCGCGCTCACCTGCGCCCACCAGCGCTGCAGCCGATCCAGGGTGTTCCCTCCTCGCGCCCGCGCCTCGCCGCTCAGGGGCGAACGGGACGGTCCGCATCCGGTGGCCATCACTGCGAATATCGACCGTTATCCCTAACATTAAAGTAAATAAAAGACGCTGTTGCAGCCGGCACGCCCACTACCGAAAAAACCGCAGCAACACCACGGGATCAGTTGCCGGGCTTGACCGCCTTGCCGCGTTCACGTTCGGCGTCGTCGGCCTCGTAGACGCCCGGTGTCGCCGTCGCGGTCCCGCCGTCGTCGGCGCCGGGGGTGACCGGCGCGTCGATGAGGTCGTCCGGCCCGGGGGAGGGGGTGCCCCCCGGCTCGCCCCTGTGGTCGGTGTCCGGTCGCGCCTCGCTCATCGGTCCTCCTGGTCTCGGTCTGCTCGCTCCGAGGGGCGCTACCCGCCGGGCGGCGCGGGAACCGGCGGACCGGTCACAGCTGCTGGGTCAGGTTCACCGCGTTGCCATCGGGTTCGGTGACGTGAGCGACTCGCTGCCCCCAGGCATGTCGTTCGACCCGGACGGCGCGGTACCGCCGAGACCGGCGACGCGGGGAGGAGTGCGTCGACGTCGGGCACCTCGACGCTGAGCAGCACCCGGCCCGGGAAGCCCGTCCTGACCGCGGAGTCGGCCGTGAGCCCGAGCTCGGAGGTCCCCAGGCGCAGCCCGAGGTAGAACAGCGGGCCCTCCTCGGGGAAGCGGTCGGTCTCCTGCGCGTCGAGCAGGCCGACGTAAAAGAAGCGCAGCCGCTCGATGTCCGGGGTGACCAGGATGGGTTGCACGGTGGCGGGCATGCACGGCTCCGGGGAAGGGATGGCCGATCGGTCCTGCCGGTTTCGACCGTCCGGGCCGCCGGGAGTGAGCGGTCAGTCCTGACGGGTGAACAGCCAGCGGGCGAAGACGGCGTCCTGGTAGAGCTCCGTGCACCACAGGACGGAGAGCCGGAAGGTTCCCGGCGGCACGACCAGGATCGGGCTGGCGTCGGTGGCGGCGTCGTCGTCCAGCCGGTCCGACGACGGCGTGGGGCCGGGGGACTCGGGAAGGAGGAAGGCGCCGTCCTCGCCTGTCCCGTCCAGCGCCGCGCTGATGAACGCCAGCCGGCCGCTGGGCACCGTCACCAGGTCGCCGAGCTGGTCGTCGGCCGCCGGGAACCGCAGGGCGGCGTCGAGCGTGCCGCGGTAGTCACCGGCGCTGGCCTGCACGACGGCGACGCTGCCGTCCTCGCCCCGGAAGACCTCCAGCCACCCCTCGTCACCGACCTCCGGGTCGGTGAGGACGACGGCCGCGGTGCTCCGATCCCAGCGGGATGCCGGTCAGTTGGTAGTCCAGCTGCGGCACCAGGGCCTCGTAGGCCTGGTCGGAGAGGCCGCGCCAGGCGGGGAGCAGGTCGCCGTCCAGGGCGAGGAAGGGCTCGCCGTTGGTCCAGCAGCGGCCGACGTGCGTCCAGGCGGGTGGCATGCCGCCATCCTCCCGGAGCGGCTCAGCCCGCGTCGGCCGCGACGATCTTCTGCAGCGCGCGGACGTGACCGCGGTAGGCGCGGGTGCCCTCCGGCGTGAGGGGCGTTTCCGTATTGGAAGCAGTAGCGCCGAGTCTTCTGCACGGAATCCATCACCGCACCGGACCTCCGCCAGGCCCCTTGACTTAGTCCGACCTAGTCAAGACGATGATCCGGTGACGCGGACCGTGAACGTGCACGAGGCGAAGACGCACCTGTCCCGGCTGCTGGAGGCGGTCGAGGCGGGAGAGGACGTCGTCATCGCGCGGGCCGGCAAGCCGGTCGCCCGATTGGTGTCCGCCACCGTGCGGACCGCGCCGCGCACCCCCGGGTCATGGCGGGGGTGCGGCTTCGTCGCCGACGACTTCGACGAGACGCCCGAAGACCTGATCACCGCCTTCCACGGTGACATCAACCCGTGACCCTGTTGCTGGACACGCACGTCCTGCTGTGGTGGATGTTCGACGACGACCGGCTGACATCGGCGATGCGGGAAGCGATCTCCGACCCCGCGACATCGGTCGCGGTGTCGGCGGTCTCCGCCTGGGAGCTGGCGATCAAGGCGGCGCTCGGAAAGCTGGCGATCCCGGATGACCTGACCGAGGAGATCCAGCGACAGGGCTTCGCCGCCATCCCGGTAACCGTGGAGGACGGTGTGGCGGCCGGCGCGCTACCGCGACACCATGCCAATCCTTTCGACCGGATGCTGATCGCTCAGGCTCTGCGACGGGGGCTTGTTCTCGTGACGGCGGATCGACGTTTCGCCGACTACGACGTCCCGACTCTGGCCTAGTAGTCGGACGGTCGGAGGGGGACTCCAGAGGGGCTTCTCATCGATGAGTTGACATAACGTTGATTATCGGCGCGCAGCCACGAGTGCGGGAAAGGGGTTGTCGATCTTGGCGGACTCGCTGATCGCTGTGCCGAACCGGCGGGCGTTCACGAGTCACCGCCACCGTCCTCGTCGCCGCACCGCGCCATGCCGTCCGCGACGATCTCCGCAACGGCCGGTCCGACCGTGGCCGCGACGGCGGATGGCCACCGGTGACCTCGCCCGCCGGTGTGCGACTCCCCCGTCATGATCATCGACGATCACGATCGTCCGTGCCCGCCGCCGGGCGCCGGATCGTCGTCCGGGCGACCCGTGGTGCATGGCGGGAATCTCCGGAGGTAGCTCTGCCCTACAGGCTGGGGCTACCCTCGATACGTCACTGTGACGCAACCAGTGCCGTGCCCGTCGTTCGACGGGCGGTCGACCGTCGCCGTTCGTAGGGTCGCACCATGAGAACCCGACGGCCGTTCGCCGCACTGATGACCTCGCTGGCTCTGTTCGGCGGAGCTGCATCGCTGACCGCCTGCGGTGACCCGGCCGGGCTGGACCGCAACGACGGCTCGACCGACGACGTGGTCGAGACGGCCGACCCGGAGGAGGCGGACCGGGAGAACCTGCCGGACGTCAGCAACAAGGAGCCCGGGAGCGACACCGACGACGACACCCAGGACCCGGACTGAGCGCAGCGGCTCAGCTGGAGCGTTCGGTGACCCACAGCCGGTCCAGCCGGCCGGTCGAGTGCACCAGATCGGCCAGCGAACGCTCCAACTCGGCCTTGGTCGGCCGCTCCTGGAGCAGGGTCTGGACGTCCTCGAGTGCGCAGCGCAGCTGGAACAGCCGGTCCTGCAGCCCGTCGAGCTCCGCCCGGGACACCAGGACGACGTCGCCCGGCAGCCCCGCCTTGGCGGTCGCCGACCGCTGCTCGTAGGCCCGTTGCCGGCACGCCTGGCCGCAGTACAGGCGGGGACGGCCCACCGACCCCTGCTGCGGAAGGACACGGCGGCACCACCCGCAGCGCCGCTCGTCGTCACTCCCCCGGCTGGGGAGAGGAACGAGGGGTGCCGAGGTGACGCTCCCGGACGCGTGCTGCTGTGCCACGACTGCGCACGCTAGACGCCGCCGCCGACAGCTTCTGGTGACACGCCAGGACAACCGCACGGAAGGTGCGAGATGACCCATCCCTCCCCGGAGGACCTCTCCCCGGTTTTCGATGCGCTCAGTGAGGAGGGGCTCCGCGCCGCCGGCAGCCTCAAGTGGACCAGGTACGCCGGGGCCCTGGGCGCCTTCGTGGCCGAGATGGACTTCGGGACGGCGCCGGTGGTCACCCGCGCGCTGATCGCTGCGGTGGAGGCCGGCCGCTTGGGCTACCTCACACCCGTTGCCGCCACCGACATGGCCCGGGCCTGCGCGCGGTGGCAGTTCGACCGGTACGGCTGGGCGGTCCCGCCTGAGTGGGTGACCCCGTTGCCCGACGTCCTGGCCGGGCTCCAGGCCGCCATCGAGCACTTCACTCCCGCCGGGAGCCCGGTCGTCCTGCCCACGCCCGCCTACATGCCCTTCCTCAACGTCCCCGGCCTCCTGGGCCGCGAGCTGATCGAGGTCCCGATGGTGCGGCGCGACGGCCGCCCGACCTACGACCTGGACGGGATCGCGCGCGCGTTCGACCAGGGCGGCCGGTTGTTCGTGCACTGCAATCCGCACAATCCCACGGGGCGCGTGTTCAGCACGGCCGAGCAGCTCGAGCTGGCCGACGTCGTCGACCGCTCCGGCGCGCGGGTGTTCTCCGACGAGATCCACGCACCGCTTGTCCTGCCGGGAGCGGTGCACCGCCCCTACGCCTCGCTCGGCCCGGTCCCCGCGGGCCACACCGTCACGGCGACGTCGGCGTCGAAGGCGTGGAACCTGCCGGGCCTGAAGGCCGCCCAGCTGATCGTGTCCGCCGCCGCCGACGCCGAGCACTGGGCGCGGGTCGGCTTCCTCGCCGGGCACGGAGCCGCCACCCCCGGCGTGCTCGCAGCCACCGTCGCCTACGCCGAGGGTGGGCCGTGGCTGGACGGGGTGCTCGGCTACCTGGCCGGCAACCGCCGGCTCCTGGCCGAGCTGCTGGCCCAGCAGATCCCGGCCATCGGGTTCGCACCCCCTGAGGGCACCTACCTGGCCTGGCTGGACTGCCGCGAGCTGGGCCTGGCCGGGCGCGCCGGCGACTTCTTCCTGGAGCAGGCGGGGGTAGCCCTGGTCGACGGCGCCGACTGCGGCGCCCCGGGCCACGTGCGGCTGAACTTCGCGACGTCGCGGCCGCTGCTCACCGCCATGGTCGAGCGGATGGCCGCGGCGCTGGGACGGTCCTGACAGGGCCCCGCACGGGTCCGGTGCGCTGCCACTAGCGTGAACGCGTGCCTGCCGCGCGGTTCGCCTTCCTGGACGCGCCGACGCCGTTGGCCATGGCGCACCGGGGCGGCGCCATCGAGCACCTGGAGAACACCATGCCGGCCTTCCAGGCCTGCGTGGACCTGGGTTACCGCTACCTGGAGACCGATGTCCAGGTCACCGCCGACGGCGTGCTCGTGGCCTTCCACGATCCCACCCTGGAGCGGATCACCGACGGCACCGGGCGGATCGACGGGCTCACGTGGGCGCAGGTGTCCGAGGCCCGCATCGGCGGCCGGGAGCCGATCGTGCGCCTGGAGGACCTGCTGGCCGCCTGGCCCGACGTCTGCTTCAACCTCGACATCAAGGCGGCCGGCGTGCTGGCTCCGCTGGTGCGCCTCACCCGCCGCATGGCGGTGACCGACCGGATCTGCCTCGGGTCCTTCTCCGACGCACGGATCGCCGCGGCCCGGCGGCTGTTCGGCCCCACCGTGTGCACCTCGCTCGGGCCGCGCGGGGTCGCTGCGCTGCGGCTGTCGTCCTACTCCCCGCGCGCCGCCGGCCTGGTGCGCATCTCGGCCGGGTGTGCGCAGGTCCCCCTGCAACTCGGTGGCCGGGCACTGGTCGACGAGCGGTTCGTGGCCGCCGCCCACGCCCGTGGTCTGCAGGTGCACGTGTGGACCGTGGACGACCCGGTCGAGGCCGAGGCAATGCTCGATCTCGGCGTCGACGGGATCATGACCGACCGGCCGGCCATGCTGCGCGAACTGCTGGAGAAGCGCGGCCAGTGGACGCCGCGGTGAGCATCGGCGCGCGGCTGCGCCGCTGGCACCCGCGCACTCCGCCGCTGCCGCAGGACCTCGCCGACCTCGTCCGGGCCGGGGATCCGGAGTGGTTCGCCCGCGAGCTGGCGATCGCCGTCGCGCCGCCGTGGTGGGTGTGGACTCACCTGCTGCGCCGCTTCTCCTGGGTGGTGGGCATCTTCGGCCGGGTGGAGGTGACCGGCAGCATCCCCGAGGAGCTGCGCCGCGGGCCGCTGCTGCTGGCCGCCAACCACATCGGCGACTTCGATCCGTTCGTCATCGCCGTCGCTCTGCACAGGCTGGGTGTGGCGCCGCGGATCATGACCACCGGCGGGATCATCTCCGCACCCGTGGCCGGTGCACTCCTCGAGCGCACCGGCGCCATCCGGGTGGAGCGGGGCACGGAGCTGGCCCGGCACGCGGTGCGGGTGACCGAGGTGGCGCTGGTCCACGGCGGGCACGTCGTCGCCTATCCGGAGGGGCGGGTGGGCCTGGCGCCGGACTTCTGGCCCGAGCGCGGGCGCACCGGCATGGCTCGGCTGGCCCTCGGGCTGCGGGTCCCGGTGATCCCGGTGAGCCAGTGGGGGGCGCACGAGGTGCTGCAGTACGGCAACGACTGGGGAAAGCTGCGCACGCTCTTGCGGGCCGTCGTGCGGCGTCCGGCGCTGCGGGTCCACGTCGGCCCGCCCGTCGTCTTCGACGACCTGCAGATGGGCCGGGTCGGGGACGCCAACCGGGCGCGCATGCGCATCGCCGCAGCGTTGACCCGCGGCCTGCGCCCGCTGCGCGCCGACGAGCTGGACGCCCCGGCCTTCCGCGACCCGACGCGCCCGACGACGGCCGTCGCCGCGTTCCCCGGCGGGATCGTTCCGGACGACATCCCGTGACGGGGTCGCCCCGGTACTGGACCGGGCCGGAACGGACTGGAAATCTGCCGCGGTGACCACTGCCCCGCCCGCCACCGGTCCGTCGGTGCCGCCGGTCGATCGCGCGCTCCGGCGCGAGCGCTTCGGCTGGTACTCCTACGACTGGGCGATGTCGGTCTTCAACACCTCGGTGACGACCGTCTTCCTGGCGCCCTACCTGACCTCGATCGCCGAGGCCGCCGCGGACGCCGACGGTCGCATCCACCCGCTGGGGATCAGCGTCCCGGCGGGGAGCTTCTTCGGCTACGTCCTGTCGCTGTCGGTGCTCCTGCAGGTGCTGGTCCTCCCCCTCACCGGCGCGATCGCCGACCGGAGCGGCCGCAAGCGCCAGCTCCTGGCCGGGTTCGCCACCCTGGGCTCGCTGTGCACGATGGCGATGTTCTTCGTCGCCGACGACCGGTACCTCCTCGGCGCCTCGCTGTTCATCGTGGCCAACCTCTGCTTCGGCGCCGCGACGGTCGTCTACTACTCGTGGCTGCCCGACCTCGCCGGCCCCGACGAGCGGGACAAGGTCTCCAGCCGCGGCTGGGCCTTCGGCTACCTCGGCGGGGCGCTGCTCCTCGCGCTGAGCCTGGCCCTGTTCACCCAGCACGAGAGCCTCGGCCTGACCGAGGGCGAGGCGGTGCGGATCTCCCTGGCCTCGGCCGGCGTCTGGTGGGCGGGCTTCACCGTCGTCAGCGTCACGCTGCTGCGCAACCGCCGGCCCCAGCACGTCGTCCCGGCCGGCCGGTCGAGGGGCGCGCTGTCCGGTGGATTCCGGCAGTTGGGCGCCACGCTCAAGGACCTGCGCCGCTACCGCCTCACGCTCTGGTTCCTGGTGGCCTACCTGCTCTACAACGACGGCATCCAGACCGTCATCGGCGTCTCTGCCCAGTACGGCGCCGAGCAGCTGGAGCTGAGCCAGACGACGCTGGTCTCGGCGATCCTGCTGGTGCAGGTCGTGGCGTTCCTCGGGGCACTGGCTCTGGGCCGGACGGCAGCGCTGATCGGGGCCAAGCGGACCGTGCTGGGGGCCCTGGTCGTCTGGACCGGCGTGCTCGTCGCCGCCTACTTCCTGCAGACCGGGGCCGCCGTCCAGTTCTACGTGCTGGCGTCGGTGATCGGGTTCGTCCTGGGCGGTAGCCAGGCGCTGTCCCGGTCGATGTTCAGCCAGCTGATCCCGCCCGGCAAGGAGGCCGAGTACTTCGGTCTCTACGAGATCAGCGACCGCGGCACCAGTTGGCTCGGGCCGTTCCTGTTCGCCCTGACCTACCAGCTGACCGACTCCTACCGGTACGCCATCTTCAGCCTGATCTTCTTCTTCGTCGCCGGCTTCTACCTGCTCGCCAAGCTCGATCTGCGCCAGGCGATCGTCGAAGCCGGCAACACCCCACCGGAGCGCGTGTGACCGCGGTCGAATCAGGGTCCCCGACCACTCCTCAGCCGCTGTCGTTCCCGGCCGCGGTGCCGGCGTCCGGGGACCGGCGCCGGCACCCCGCTCCGGCGCACCTGCGGTTCTTCCACGGGCCGATGGACTGCGGGAAGTCGACGCTGGCGCTGCAGGTGGACCACAACCACAGCCGGCAGGGTCGGCACGGCCTGCTGGTCACCCAGGGCGACCGCTCCGCCGCGCCGCAGATCAGCTCCCGCGTCGGGCTGTGCCGCGACGCCATCGACATCGACGGGGGTACCGATCTGCGGCTGCTCGTCCGGGACCGGTGGGCGGACGGCCACCGGGTGGACTACCTGATCGTCGACGAGGCGCAGTTCCTCTCCCCCGGCCAGGTGGACCAGCTCGCCGAGCTCGTGGACGAGTCGCACGTCGACGTCTACGCGTTCGGGCTGACGACCGACTTCCGCACCCGGCTGTTCCCGGGCACCCAGCGGCTGCTGGAGGTGGCCGACGACGTCCAGCGCATCCAGGTCGAGGTGCTGTGCTGGTGCGGCCTGCCCGGGCTGCTCAACGCCCGCGTCGTCGACGGCGTCATGGTGCGCTCGGGGAAGACCGTCGTCGTCGCCGACACCGCCCCTGCCGAACTGCCCGGGAAAGCCCCCGGCCCCTCCCCCGCCGTCCGGTACCAGGTGCTGTGCCGACGGCACTATGCGCGGGGTGAACTGGGGCCCACGGCGGCCGGGCCAGGGCAGCTGGCCCTGCCCTGAGCCGCGCTCTCACCCGTGCGAGGGGCGCTGACAGCCAAGATCCCACCCCATGCGATGATGAGCAGCCGATTCGGCGGAATCTCTCCGCCTTTTTCGTCGTTTATCTCTCTGACTCCCCGATCAGCTGGGTAAGGCCCTGGCGATCGGACGTCGAGTCCCGACCGACACAAGACGAGAGGACGGTGTGCCATGGGTGAGCGTTCCTTGCGCGGCAGCCGACTGGGCAGCGTCAGCTACGAGACCGAGCGGAACACCGCTCCCATTGAGCGGCAGTACGCGGAGTACCGGTGCGCTTCCGGCCACCTGTTCACGGTGCCCTTCGCCGACGACGCGGAGCTCCCCGACACGTGGGAGTGCAAGTTCGACGGCGGCGTGGCGAAGCTGATCGGCGGGGCCGAGCCGGCGCCCAAGAAGGTGAAGCCCCCGCGGACCCACTGGGACATGCTGCTCGAGCGTCGCAGCGTGGAGGATCTCGAGGAGGTCCTCGCCGAGCGCCTCGAGGTGCTCCGCGGCCGGCGTACGCGCGCCAGCTGAACCCAGCACCACAGCGGACGGCCCCGGTGGAACCCCCACCGGGGCCGTTCGGCGTCTGCGGTCAGTCCCGCGGGCGATCCCTCGTCGGGCCGTCGACGATCTCGCCCTCGACCACCAGGTGCTCCCCGGTCCCGGCGCTCCCGAACGGGCCGGCCGGCGGCACGTGCCCGCTGCGGGTGCTGCCGACCCGGACCGGGCCGCGCACGTGATCAGGCAGCCGGGCGAGGACGACCCGTGACAGCACCCGGCGCAGCAGCCCGCGCGTGCCGGGCAGCAGGCACAGCAGGCCCAGCAGGTCGCCGATGAACCCGGGCAGCACCATCAGCAGGCCGCCGACGGCGGCCAGGCCGGCGTCACCGAGTTCCTTCCCGGGCGCCTGCCGCGACGCGGCCCGCGCCCGGAGGTCGGTCAGCGCACGCCGGCCCTGCCGGGCCAGCAGGATCCAGCCGAGCGCGCTGGTGGCCAGCATGGCGAGGACCGTCCAGCCCACCCCGATCCAGGCGGCCACGAGCACGAAGACGACCAGTTCGGCCAGCGCGGTCGACCCGACGACCAGGCGCAGCCGCCGGCGCAGCAGGTCAGCCACGACGATCCCTCCTCCGGGGCCGGAGCCCCTTCTCGGCCCGGCGGTGGTCCCGCCGGCTGTGGGTCACTGCCCGGGCTCCTCGGCCGGGCGGGGCAGCGGCGGCGGCACCCGGCTCGGCAGCCAGCCGGCCAGCCGGTCCTGCACCCCCCACACCGTCACCCGTACCCACGCCTCTCCAACGATCGAGCCGCTCATCTTGCTCCGGCCGAGGACGCGCTCGGAGAAGGTGATCGGTACCTCGGTGACCCGGGCGCCGGCACGAAGATCGCGGGTTCGAACAGCTCCGATGAGCGGACGACGCTGCCGTCGGGCGCCACGATCGCGGAGATGCCGCTGGTCGCGGCGACCGCCACCGTCCGGCCGTACTCGACGGCGCGCAGCCGGCTCATCGCCAGCTGCTGGGCGCTCTCGTCGGTGTAGCCGAACGTCGCGTTGTTGGTCTGGACGACGAGCATGCCGGCGCCCGCGTCCACGACGTCGCGGACCAGGTCGTCGTAGACCACCTCGAAGCAGATCAGGTCGCCCAGCCGGATGCCGCCCACCTCGAGCAGGCCCTCCTCGTCGCCCGCGGCGAAGTCCCGGCGGACCAGGTCGACCTTCTCGCTGAAGAAGCGGAAGAAGTCCCGCGCCGGCACGTACTCGGCGAAGGGCACGGGGTGCCGCTTGACGTAGGTGTCGCCCGCGCCGTCCTCCGGCGTCCAGACGATCGCGGTGTTGCTGATGTACTCCCCCGGGCCGTCGACGACGGCCCCGACCAGGATCGGCGCGTCGACGGCGTCGGCGGCCCGCTGGATCTGCGTGGCGGCGTCGGCGTTGGTGTAGGGGTCGATGTCGGAGCTGTTCTCCGGCCACAGGACGACGTCGGGCTGCGGCCGCTCCCCCGCTGCCACGTCGTCGGCCAGCCGCAGGGTCTGCCGGACGTGGTTGTCCAGCACGGCGCGGCGCTGGGCGTTGAAGTCCAGGCCTGCGCGGGGGACGTCGCCCTGGATGACCGCGACGGTGGCGGTCGGCCCGCCCGCGGTCAACGAGGCACCGGGCAGCGGCAGCCAGGCCAGTGCGCCGATCAGCGGCACGGCCAGCACGGCGGCGACCAGCCGCAGCGCCGGACGGCCGGCGCCGCCCCGCTCCCCCGCCGGACCGCCGGCGGCACGCCGGGACCGCCCGAGGGCTAGCGCGGCGGCGGCCAGCAGGGTGCCCACGAGGGCGACGGCGAAGCTGACCAGGGGCACGCCGCCATAGGCGGCCAGCGCGAGCAGCGGTCCCTCGCTCTGGGAGAACCCGAGCCGGCCCCACGGGAAGCCACCGAAGGGGAACCGGCCCCGGATCGCCTCGTCGGCGACCCAGAGCGCCGCGACCCACACCGGCCACGCCGGCAGCCGCCAGGTGAGCGCGGTCGCACCCCCGAGCAGCGCCAGGAAGAGCGCCTGGCTGACCGCGAGCGCCAGCCACGG encodes the following:
- a CDS encoding thymidine kinase is translated as MTAVESGSPTTPQPLSFPAAVPASGDRRRHPAPAHLRFFHGPMDCGKSTLALQVDHNHSRQGRHGLLVTQGDRSAAPQISSRVGLCRDAIDIDGGTDLRLLVRDRWADGHRVDYLIVDEAQFLSPGQVDQLAELVDESHVDVYAFGLTTDFRTRLFPGTQRLLEVADDVQRIQVEVLCWCGLPGLLNARVVDGVMVRSGKTVVVADTAPAELPGKAPGPSPAVRYQVLCRRHYARGELGPTAAGPGQLALP
- a CDS encoding FxsA family protein, which translates into the protein MADLLRRRLRLVVGSTALAELVVFVLVAAWIGVGWTVLAMLATSALGWILLARQGRRALTDLRARAASRQAPGKELGDAGLAAVGGLLMVLPGFIGDLLGLLCLLPGTRGLLRRVLSRVVLARLPDHVRGPVRVGSTRSGHVPPAGPFGSAGTGEHLVVEGEIVDGPTRDRPRD
- a CDS encoding RNA polymerase-binding protein RbpA → MGERSLRGSRLGSVSYETERNTAPIERQYAEYRCASGHLFTVPFADDAELPDTWECKFDGGVAKLIGGAEPAPKKVKPPRTHWDMLLERRSVEDLEEVLAERLEVLRGRRTRAS
- a CDS encoding MFS transporter is translated as MTTAPPATGPSVPPVDRALRRERFGWYSYDWAMSVFNTSVTTVFLAPYLTSIAEAAADADGRIHPLGISVPAGSFFGYVLSLSVLLQVLVLPLTGAIADRSGRKRQLLAGFATLGSLCTMAMFFVADDRYLLGASLFIVANLCFGAATVVYYSWLPDLAGPDERDKVSSRGWAFGYLGGALLLALSLALFTQHESLGLTEGEAVRISLASAGVWWAGFTVVSVTLLRNRRPQHVVPAGRSRGALSGGFRQLGATLKDLRRYRLTLWFLVAYLLYNDGIQTVIGVSAQYGAEQLELSQTTLVSAILLVQVVAFLGALALGRTAALIGAKRTVLGALVVWTGVLVAAYFLQTGAAVQFYVLASVIGFVLGGSQALSRSMFSQLIPPGKEAEYFGLYEISDRGTSWLGPFLFALTYQLTDSYRYAIFSLIFFFVAGFYLLAKLDLRQAIVEAGNTPPERV
- the lnt gene encoding apolipoprotein N-acyltransferase; this translates as MPVGDGGPATGTLARSPGPGTPGSTAHPGAGGRRPLRAPWRTLLAAAGGLAMFLSFPGHDLTALAVLGPAALAVAVRGVRVRTGLWLGLVMGLAFFVPLLSWTGIYVGAFPWLALAVSQALFLALLGGATALTWRLPAWPVWVAALWVADEAIRGRFPFGGFPWGRLGFSQSEGPLLALAAYGGVPLVSFAVALVGTLLAAAALALGRSRRAAGGPAGERGGAGRPALRLVAAVLAVPLIGALAWLPLPGASLTAGGPTATVAVIQGDVPRAGLDFNAQRRAVLDNHVRQTLRLADDVAAGERPQPDVVLWPENSSDIDPYTNADAATQIQRAADAVDAPILVGAVVDGPGEYISNTAIVWTPEDGAGDTYVKRHPVPFAEYVPARDFFRFFSEKVDLVRRDFAAGDEEGLLEVGGIRLGDLICFEVVYDDLVRDVVDAGAGMLVVQTNNATFGYTDESAQQLAMSRLRAVEYGRTVAVAATSGISAIVAPDGSVVRSSELFEPAIFVPAPGSPRYRSPSPSASSAGAR